In a single window of the Delftia tsuruhatensis genome:
- a CDS encoding class I adenylate-forming enzyme family protein, with translation MTDAFESLVSAFHRRWPSAERAARPALVAQEAVLSYGALAARVGALAGGLRAAGIREGDRVAIAVPRSMDLACALLATLAAGACPCVLEPGLGPEETARRFAATGMTWLLHDRTHRDDPGLAAVAQVRRIAFESLSAEAQPYWAHALQPGDCAYLLFTSGSSGRPKGVLQSHLGLRVNADGIVGRTGLGPQDRLLHTMPLHHTNGVNNQLLAPLLAGAAVVLAERFKAQDMPALMAQHRPTVITGVPTMYSRMLAFEFPPAALAALRMARCGSAPITEALHRQVEEKLGVPLVVSYGLSEATCTSTMNPPLARRVGSVGTVLPGQRVFLAGRDGAEIEDPRQEGEICIGGPSLMLGYLEEGAAGRPAGPGPVLRTGDLGRFDAQGYLYITGRIKDVIIRGGENLSPHLIEGVLAKVPGVRACCVVGRPDADLGEVPCAFVVRTADGPGRALTQQHLTAAVLGELSRVHAPVAYYYVDALPENSVGKVDRKSLKAALA, from the coding sequence ATGACCGACGCATTCGAATCCCTGGTCTCGGCCTTTCATCGCCGATGGCCATCGGCCGAGCGTGCCGCAAGACCCGCCCTGGTGGCGCAGGAGGCTGTCCTGAGCTATGGCGCCCTGGCGGCGCGGGTGGGGGCGCTGGCGGGCGGCCTGCGGGCCGCCGGAATACGCGAGGGTGACCGCGTGGCCATCGCCGTGCCGCGCTCCATGGACCTGGCCTGTGCACTGCTTGCGACCCTTGCGGCCGGTGCCTGCCCCTGCGTGCTGGAGCCCGGCCTCGGCCCCGAGGAGACCGCGCGGCGTTTCGCGGCGACAGGCATGACCTGGCTGCTGCATGATCGGACCCACCGGGACGACCCCGGCCTCGCGGCCGTGGCGCAGGTGCGGCGCATTGCATTCGAGAGTCTTTCCGCGGAGGCGCAGCCGTACTGGGCCCATGCATTGCAGCCCGGGGACTGTGCCTACCTGCTGTTCACCTCCGGAAGCAGCGGCAGGCCCAAGGGCGTGCTGCAAAGCCATCTCGGGTTGCGCGTCAACGCGGATGGCATCGTCGGGCGCACGGGGCTGGGCCCGCAGGACAGGTTGCTGCACACCATGCCGCTGCACCACACCAATGGTGTCAACAACCAGTTGCTGGCGCCCTTGCTGGCGGGCGCGGCCGTCGTGCTGGCAGAGCGCTTCAAGGCGCAGGACATGCCCGCCCTGATGGCACAGCACCGGCCGACCGTGATCACCGGGGTGCCGACGATGTACTCGCGCATGCTCGCGTTCGAGTTCCCGCCGGCTGCGCTGGCCGCCTTGCGCATGGCGCGCTGCGGCTCGGCCCCCATCACGGAGGCGCTGCACAGGCAGGTCGAGGAAAAGCTGGGCGTGCCCCTGGTCGTGTCCTACGGACTCTCGGAGGCGACCTGCACCTCCACGATGAATCCGCCGCTTGCGCGCAGGGTGGGCTCCGTGGGCACCGTGCTGCCGGGGCAGCGTGTCTTTCTTGCCGGCCGGGATGGCGCCGAGATCGAAGACCCCCGGCAGGAAGGAGAAATCTGCATCGGTGGTCCCAGCCTCATGCTGGGCTATCTGGAGGAGGGGGCCGCAGGCAGGCCCGCCGGTCCCGGGCCGGTGCTGCGCACCGGAGACCTGGGGCGCTTCGATGCCCAGGGGTATCTGTACATCACCGGGCGCATCAAGGACGTGATCATCCGCGGCGGCGAGAACCTGTCGCCCCACCTCATCGAAGGCGTGCTCGCGAAGGTGCCGGGCGTGCGTGCCTGCTGTGTCGTGGGCCGGCCCGATGCCGACCTGGGCGAGGTTCCCTGCGCCTTTGTCGTGAGAACCGCCGACGGGCCGGGACGCGCGTTGACGCAGCAGCACCTGACCGCCGCAGTGCTGGGCGAACTTTCGCGGGTCCATGCGCCCGTCGCCTACTACTACGTCGATGCGCTTCCGGAAAATTCCGTGGGGAAGGTGGACAGGAAGAGCCTCAAGGCCGCGCTGGCCTGA
- a CDS encoding CoA-transferase subunit beta codes for MSANWSGFSYIAINLARFIRPGEITFSGVNSTLPMLACLLAKKTLDEDFIYINVAGGVDPEPSCVPLSSSDPVLAQHSASIFANEDFYDLCCRGRMDLTFLGAAQIDGEGCANNSAIGDWHRPKVRLPGGGGGAVMLPTALRACTWRTEHSTRTLVKKLDFRTSWGGFHGVVTPIATFIKRDGRLALDSWHPQSSLEEVRERTGFEFDASTAHPTGLPTQRELQALASLDPDGQFERDARVSLR; via the coding sequence ATGAGCGCGAACTGGTCCGGTTTTTCCTACATCGCCATCAACCTGGCCCGGTTCATCCGGCCCGGCGAGATCACGTTCAGCGGCGTCAATTCCACCTTGCCCATGCTGGCCTGCCTGCTGGCCAAAAAGACGCTGGATGAGGACTTCATCTACATCAACGTCGCGGGCGGCGTGGACCCCGAGCCGTCCTGCGTTCCGCTGTCGAGCTCGGACCCCGTGCTTGCGCAGCACAGCGCGTCCATCTTCGCGAACGAGGACTTCTACGACCTGTGCTGCCGTGGTCGCATGGATCTGACGTTTCTCGGCGCCGCGCAGATCGACGGCGAGGGGTGCGCCAACAACTCGGCGATCGGCGACTGGCACCGGCCCAAGGTGCGCCTTCCCGGTGGCGGCGGAGGCGCCGTCATGCTGCCCACGGCCTTGCGCGCGTGCACCTGGCGTACCGAGCATTCGACGCGCACCCTGGTGAAGAAGCTCGACTTCCGCACCTCTTGGGGGGGCTTTCACGGGGTGGTCACCCCGATCGCGACCTTCATCAAGCGCGACGGCCGCCTGGCGCTGGATTCCTGGCATCCGCAGTCGTCCCTCGAAGAAGTGCGCGAGCGCACGGGTTTCGAATTCGACGCCAGCACCGCGCATCCCACCGGCTTGCCGACGCAGCGCGAGCTGCAGGCGTTGGCCTCGCTGGACCCCGACGGGCAGTTCGAGCGCGATGCCCGCGTGAGCCTGCGCTGA
- a CDS encoding CoA transferase subunit A encodes MPSGFVGKNKCVPLRELVARVPDGASLAIGGSFLHRGPFAFVRELIRQGRTGLEIIKQSPGYDIDILCRAGAVRKLRAGIVAMEGNFGLAPWYRRAVERQELELEEHACASLTAGLRAAAYGIPFQPCAGLHGSDLPALNGWVSLPDPYSDATPVYAIPAIQPDYAVLLASEVDPQGNVRIAGTPHWDRIMSRAARSVLVVAETLVDTQVFQDNPESTVVPYFMVEAFSVVPGGAWPGSCWPSYPIDYPAVESYLAEGVEALAAHLAAAPEAATQEKAR; translated from the coding sequence ATGCCTTCCGGATTCGTTGGAAAGAACAAATGCGTTCCCCTGCGGGAACTCGTCGCACGCGTCCCGGACGGGGCGTCCCTGGCCATTGGAGGGAGCTTTCTCCACCGTGGCCCGTTCGCCTTCGTGCGCGAACTGATTCGCCAGGGCAGGACCGGCCTGGAAATCATCAAGCAGTCTCCCGGCTACGACATCGACATTCTTTGCCGGGCCGGGGCCGTCAGAAAGCTGCGTGCCGGCATCGTCGCGATGGAGGGGAACTTCGGCCTGGCGCCCTGGTACCGCCGGGCCGTCGAGCGCCAGGAACTCGAGCTCGAGGAGCATGCCTGCGCGAGCCTGACCGCCGGGCTGCGCGCGGCGGCCTACGGCATCCCCTTCCAGCCTTGCGCGGGCCTGCACGGAAGCGACCTGCCCGCCTTGAACGGATGGGTGAGCCTGCCGGACCCTTACTCGGACGCCACCCCGGTGTACGCCATCCCCGCCATCCAGCCGGACTATGCGGTGCTGCTGGCCTCGGAGGTCGATCCGCAGGGAAATGTGCGCATCGCGGGAACACCGCATTGGGACCGCATCATGAGCCGTGCCGCGCGCAGTGTGCTGGTGGTGGCGGAAACGTTGGTGGACACGCAGGTATTCCAGGACAACCCGGAGTCCACCGTCGTGCCGTATTTCATGGTCGAAGCCTTCTCCGTCGTACCTGGGGGAGCCTGGCCGGGCTCATGCTGGCCCAGCTATCCCATCGATTACCCCGCGGTCGAAAGCTATCTGGCCGAGGGCGTGGAGGCCCTGGCCGCGCACCTCGCTGCAGCGCCCGAGGCGGCAACACAGGAGAAGGCACGATGA
- a CDS encoding enoyl-CoA hydratase/isomerase family protein has protein sequence MSGVLDIQVSGRCWTFTLNRPEKLNALNAELVEALLQGVHQADTEGARLLVFRGAGKGFCAGFDLSDLEAQSEGDLVLRFIRIEQLLQAVASSPAYTVALAHGKVFGAGVDLFAVCRRRVAAADSMFRMPGLKFGLVLGTRRFADLVGSQKALEILGASRPFSTDEALRMGFVQQVLAQEDWAGAVQECEALSAELEDEARASLYRALDAVQADTDLAHLVRSAAQPGLKERLRKYLGQ, from the coding sequence GTGAGTGGCGTCCTGGACATCCAGGTCAGCGGCCGGTGCTGGACGTTCACGCTGAACCGCCCCGAGAAATTGAACGCGCTCAATGCAGAGTTGGTGGAGGCCCTGCTGCAAGGGGTGCACCAGGCCGACACCGAGGGCGCCCGCCTCCTGGTCTTTCGTGGTGCCGGCAAGGGCTTTTGTGCCGGCTTCGACCTGTCGGACCTGGAGGCGCAAAGCGAAGGGGATCTGGTCCTGCGCTTCATCCGCATCGAACAGCTGCTTCAGGCGGTTGCGTCGTCCCCCGCATACACCGTGGCACTGGCGCACGGCAAGGTGTTCGGCGCAGGCGTCGATCTGTTCGCTGTGTGCCGGCGCCGTGTCGCCGCCGCCGACAGCATGTTCCGCATGCCCGGCCTGAAGTTCGGCCTGGTGCTCGGAACCCGGCGCTTCGCCGACCTGGTGGGATCGCAGAAGGCCTTGGAGATCCTTGGCGCAAGCCGTCCGTTTTCCACGGACGAGGCCCTGCGGATGGGCTTTGTCCAGCAGGTCCTCGCCCAGGAGGATTGGGCGGGAGCGGTGCAGGAGTGCGAAGCGCTTTCCGCGGAACTCGAGGACGAGGCACGGGCCTCGCTTTATCGCGCGCTCGATGCGGTACAGGCGGACACGGACCTGGCGCATTTGGTGCGTTCCGCCGCGCAGCCCGGGCTGAAGGAGCGGCTGCGCAAGTATCTGGGCCAGTAG
- a CDS encoding CaiB/BaiF CoA transferase family protein, producing the protein MSHRLPLDGIKVIEICNVAAGPFCGMLLADLGAELIKVENPQGGDTLRSWPPINEGCSENFASLNRNKKSVTLDLKEAGDAQLLRELVRGADVLIENNRPGVMDRLGLGYRDLKALNQRLVYCSISAYGQTGPRAKEGGFDLTVQAMSGIMSVTGEEGGAPVKCGVPLADFSAGLYAAFSIAAALRAAQASGQGVHLDVPMLGATLGIAALQTSEYFGSGRDPRALGSAHPRNAPYRVFRSSDGYFGMAAGNNTLWRSVCEVVGRMALLDDARFLTPALRARHQDALLEILEEAFVRADTATWLQRFRDAGVPCAPINRYSEVLADPQVEHMQWVQPLELPNGVMTRTFVSPVRFDDRTLAVRLRPPALGEHNEQVLGPLRDGAKGVA; encoded by the coding sequence ATGAGCCATCGACTGCCGCTGGACGGCATCAAGGTGATCGAGATCTGCAACGTGGCCGCGGGCCCCTTTTGTGGAATGCTGCTGGCCGACCTGGGGGCCGAGCTGATCAAGGTGGAGAACCCGCAAGGCGGTGACACGCTGCGCAGCTGGCCTCCCATCAACGAGGGCTGCAGCGAGAACTTCGCCTCGCTCAACCGCAACAAGAAATCGGTCACCCTCGATCTCAAGGAAGCCGGCGATGCGCAACTGCTGCGCGAGCTGGTCCGGGGCGCCGACGTGCTCATCGAGAACAACCGGCCCGGCGTCATGGACCGGCTGGGCCTGGGCTACAGGGACCTGAAGGCCCTGAACCAGCGCCTGGTCTACTGCTCCATCTCTGCCTACGGCCAGACGGGGCCGCGCGCCAAGGAGGGCGGATTCGATCTCACCGTCCAGGCCATGAGCGGCATCATGAGCGTCACGGGCGAGGAGGGCGGTGCTCCGGTCAAATGCGGAGTGCCGCTGGCCGACTTCTCGGCGGGCCTCTACGCCGCCTTCTCGATTGCGGCGGCATTGCGCGCAGCGCAGGCCAGCGGGCAGGGCGTGCACCTGGATGTGCCCATGCTGGGCGCCACGCTGGGCATTGCGGCGCTCCAGACCTCGGAGTACTTCGGCAGCGGGCGTGACCCTCGCGCGCTGGGCTCGGCCCATCCGCGCAACGCGCCGTACCGTGTCTTTCGCTCGTCCGACGGCTACTTCGGCATGGCAGCAGGCAACAACACGCTGTGGCGCTCGGTCTGCGAGGTGGTCGGCAGGATGGCGCTGCTGGACGATGCCCGTTTCCTGACGCCTGCGCTGCGTGCCCGGCACCAGGATGCGCTGCTGGAGATCCTCGAGGAGGCGTTCGTGCGTGCCGACACGGCCACCTGGCTGCAGCGCTTTCGCGACGCGGGGGTGCCTTGCGCTCCCATCAACCGGTACTCGGAAGTGCTTGCCGATCCGCAGGTCGAGCACATGCAGTGGGTGCAGCCGCTGGAGCTGCCCAACGGCGTGATGACCAGGACCTTCGTGTCGCCGGTCCGCTTCGATGACCGCACACTGGCGGTGCGCCTGCGTCCGCCCGCGCTGGGCGAGCACAACGAGCAGGTGCTGGGACCGCTGCGCGATGGCGCCAAGGGGGTCGCATGA
- a CDS encoding Bug family tripartite tricarboxylate transporter substrate binding protein: MIRRRQILTGIAGMACSGPLLAQTWPAKPVRVITPYPPGGATDITARVYAQHLGPLLGQPFVIENRAGAGGEIGATAVANSAGDGYTLLFGAIGSLTIHAVIPTQKPPYDLMTALTGISMGSSVPLAISVRSDLPAHSVAELVKLGKAGGKGLTYGSAGNGSTQHMTGEYFQQAAGMKLMHIPYKGSAPAIADLLGGQIDLVFETLPALATQIGGGKLRILGVTSARRSDMLPDVPTLRESGFPDFDVTTYYGLLAPKATPPAIVDRLSRAMQEIARMGEVRQTLQRQGADAHASSPEHTNRIIEAELAKWGQVQKTAQVQ; this comes from the coding sequence ATGATCCGAAGACGCCAAATCCTGACGGGCATCGCCGGCATGGCCTGCTCGGGACCGCTGCTCGCGCAGACATGGCCGGCAAAGCCTGTGCGCGTCATCACGCCTTACCCGCCGGGCGGCGCGACCGACATAACGGCACGCGTCTATGCGCAGCACCTGGGCCCGTTGCTGGGACAGCCTTTCGTCATCGAAAACCGTGCGGGCGCCGGAGGCGAGATCGGCGCCACGGCCGTCGCCAACAGTGCCGGCGACGGCTACACCCTGCTGTTCGGTGCGATCGGCAGCCTGACCATCCATGCGGTCATCCCCACGCAAAAGCCCCCCTACGACCTGATGACGGCATTGACCGGCATCTCCATGGGCAGCTCGGTTCCCCTGGCGATTTCGGTGCGCAGCGACCTGCCCGCCCACTCCGTGGCCGAGCTGGTCAAGCTCGGCAAGGCTGGCGGCAAAGGCCTGACCTACGGCTCCGCCGGCAATGGCTCCACCCAGCACATGACCGGGGAGTACTTCCAGCAGGCGGCCGGCATGAAGCTGATGCACATCCCCTACAAGGGAAGCGCACCTGCCATCGCCGACCTGCTGGGCGGCCAGATCGACCTGGTGTTCGAGACACTGCCGGCCCTGGCCACGCAGATCGGCGGCGGCAAGCTGCGCATCCTGGGCGTGACCAGCGCCAGGCGCAGCGACATGCTGCCCGACGTTCCCACGCTCAGGGAATCCGGCTTCCCGGACTTCGACGTCACGACCTACTACGGGCTGCTCGCACCCAAGGCCACGCCACCGGCCATCGTGGACCGGCTCTCAAGGGCCATGCAGGAGATCGCCAGGATGGGCGAGGTGCGCCAGACGCTGCAAAGGCAAGGTGCCGATGCCCATGCGAGCAGTCCCGAGCACACGAACCGGATCATCGAGGCCGAGCTGGCCAAGTGGGGCCAGGTTCAAAAGACCGCCCAGGTGCAGTGA
- a CDS encoding IclR family transcriptional regulator — protein sequence MDKTLLKGLAVLEAIAEMQGEARVIDDVAARVGLTRSNTHRTLQTLIHAGYVERDPAGGGFRSTTKMYALGVRQLGQLDLRKIAPSFMAVLAGESAETVHLSVLEGQDVIYVDKIDSIQPIRAYSMIGGRAPAYAVATGKALLAAQPADYLDRLPELLPRFTPNTIATRELLKAECAKALRVGYAVNRGEWREGVGGLAAAVYDAFERPVAAIGISGPLDRLSVARMKEMAPRVIDAAAQLSRALGYARGYFGESV from the coding sequence ATGGACAAAACGCTACTCAAGGGACTGGCAGTGCTGGAGGCGATCGCCGAGATGCAGGGCGAGGCCCGCGTCATCGATGACGTGGCGGCCCGCGTCGGCCTCACGCGAAGCAATACGCACAGGACGCTGCAGACCCTCATCCACGCCGGCTACGTGGAGCGCGACCCGGCAGGCGGAGGCTTTCGCAGCACGACCAAGATGTATGCATTGGGCGTGCGCCAGCTGGGACAGCTCGACCTGCGCAAGATCGCGCCGTCGTTCATGGCGGTACTGGCCGGGGAAAGCGCGGAGACGGTGCACCTGTCGGTGCTGGAAGGGCAGGACGTCATCTACGTGGACAAGATCGACAGCATCCAGCCCATACGCGCGTACTCGATGATCGGAGGCCGCGCCCCCGCCTACGCCGTGGCCACGGGCAAGGCCCTGCTCGCGGCGCAGCCTGCCGACTATCTGGACCGGCTGCCGGAACTCCTGCCGAGATTCACGCCGAACACGATCGCGACCAGGGAGCTCCTGAAGGCCGAGTGCGCCAAGGCGCTTCGCGTCGGATACGCAGTCAATCGCGGGGAATGGCGCGAGGGCGTGGGCGGCCTGGCTGCGGCCGTCTACGACGCCTTCGAGCGCCCCGTGGCCGCCATCGGCATCTCGGGGCCGCTGGACCGCCTGAGCGTGGCCCGCATGAAGGAGATGGCGCCGCGCGTCATCGATGCCGCCGCGCAGCTGTCCAGGGCCCTGGGGTATGCGCGCGGGTATTTCGGGGAATCGGTCTGA
- the ychF gene encoding redox-regulated ATPase YchF, with protein sequence MSLKCGIVGLPNVGKSTLFNALTKAGIAAENYPFCTIEPNTGVVEVPDPRLQKLADIITPERIVPAIVEFVDIAGLVAGASKGEGLGNQFLAHIRETDAIVNVVRCFEDPNVIHVANKVDPIADIEVIQTELCLADLGTVEKALNRYSKAAKSGNDKEAAKLVSLLTPIQAALNEGKPARTVPVSKEDAPLLKQFCLITAKPAMFVGNVSEDGFENNPLLDSLKAYAEAQGAPVVAICAKIEAEMAEMSDEDRDMFLEELGLEEPGLNRLIRAGFGLLGLQTYFTAGVKEVRAWTIKVGDTAPQAAGVIHGDFERGFIRAQTIAFDDFIAFKGEQGAKDAGKMRAEGKEYVVKDGDVMNFLFNV encoded by the coding sequence ATGAGCCTCAAATGCGGCATCGTGGGCCTGCCCAACGTGGGCAAGTCCACCCTCTTCAACGCGCTGACGAAGGCCGGCATCGCCGCCGAGAACTACCCCTTCTGCACCATCGAGCCCAACACCGGCGTGGTGGAGGTGCCCGATCCGCGCCTGCAGAAGCTGGCCGACATCATCACGCCCGAGCGCATCGTGCCCGCCATCGTCGAATTCGTGGACATCGCGGGCCTGGTGGCCGGCGCCTCCAAGGGCGAAGGCCTGGGCAACCAGTTCCTGGCCCACATCCGCGAAACCGACGCCATCGTCAACGTGGTGCGCTGCTTCGAGGACCCGAACGTGATCCACGTGGCCAACAAGGTGGACCCCATCGCCGACATCGAGGTCATCCAGACCGAGCTGTGCCTGGCCGATCTGGGCACCGTGGAAAAGGCGCTGAATCGCTACAGCAAGGCCGCCAAGTCGGGCAACGACAAGGAGGCGGCCAAGCTCGTGTCCCTGCTCACCCCCATCCAGGCGGCACTCAACGAGGGCAAGCCGGCCCGCACGGTCCCCGTCTCCAAGGAAGACGCGCCCCTGCTCAAGCAGTTCTGCCTGATCACCGCCAAGCCCGCCATGTTCGTGGGCAACGTCAGTGAAGACGGCTTCGAGAACAACCCGCTGCTGGACAGCCTCAAGGCCTACGCCGAGGCGCAGGGTGCCCCCGTGGTGGCCATCTGCGCCAAGATCGAAGCCGAAATGGCCGAGATGAGCGACGAGGACCGCGACATGTTCCTGGAGGAACTGGGCCTGGAAGAGCCCGGCCTGAACCGCCTGATCCGCGCCGGCTTCGGCCTGCTGGGCCTGCAGACCTACTTCACGGCCGGCGTCAAGGAAGTGCGCGCCTGGACCATCAAGGTGGGCGACACCGCTCCCCAGGCCGCCGGCGTCATCCACGGCGATTTCGAGCGCGGCTTCATCCGCGCCCAGACCATCGCCTTCGACGACTTCATCGCCTTCAAGGGCGAGCAGGGCGCCAAGGATGCCGGCAAGATGCGTGCCGAAGGCAAGGAATACGTGGTCAAGGATGGGGATGTGATGAACTTCCTGTTCAACGTCTGA
- a CDS encoding MOSC domain-containing protein has protein sequence MFDQERDVQGRIAQLWVYPVKSCAGIALQKADVGATGLAWDRHWMVVDPQGEFLTQRDHPRMAWIQPEIGTQDLVLRFPGQEPLRVALQATGAVRKARVWSDRVQSWDMGAEAAHWLSQALGTDCSLVRFDPAVPRRTSERWTGGEAAPVHFADSYPLLVLSQAAIEDLNQRLQAAGHAAVDARRFRPNVVIEGLEAHDEDRVDGFDVLGTQGLRLRMAKPCTRCPIPDIDPVTAEQGTAVGDAIRTYRQDDRVDGAITFGMHAVLEGLQDGAGLAVGQAVAGDWQFA, from the coding sequence ATGTTCGATCAAGAAAGAGACGTTCAGGGCCGCATTGCCCAGCTGTGGGTCTATCCCGTCAAGTCCTGCGCGGGCATCGCGCTGCAAAAGGCCGATGTGGGCGCCACGGGCCTGGCCTGGGACCGCCACTGGATGGTGGTCGACCCGCAGGGGGAGTTCCTGACCCAGCGCGACCATCCGCGCATGGCCTGGATCCAGCCCGAGATCGGGACGCAGGACCTGGTCCTGCGCTTTCCCGGCCAGGAACCGCTGCGCGTCGCCCTGCAGGCCACCGGTGCGGTGCGCAAGGCGCGCGTGTGGTCGGACCGGGTCCAGTCCTGGGACATGGGCGCGGAGGCCGCGCACTGGCTGTCGCAGGCCCTGGGCACGGACTGCTCGCTGGTGCGCTTCGATCCCGCCGTGCCGCGCCGCACCAGCGAGCGCTGGACGGGGGGAGAGGCTGCGCCCGTGCACTTCGCGGACAGCTACCCTCTGCTGGTGCTGAGCCAGGCGGCCATCGAGGACCTCAATCAGCGCCTGCAGGCTGCCGGCCACGCGGCCGTGGATGCGCGGCGCTTTCGCCCGAACGTCGTGATCGAGGGCCTGGAGGCCCATGACGAGGACCGGGTGGACGGTTTCGACGTGCTCGGCACCCAGGGCCTGCGCCTGCGCATGGCCAAGCCCTGCACGCGCTGCCCCATCCCCGACATCGACCCCGTCACGGCCGAGCAGGGCACGGCCGTGGGCGATGCCATCCGCACCTACCGCCAGGATGACCGTGTCGATGGCGCAATCACCTTCGGCATGCATGCGGTGCTGGAGGGATTGCAGGACGGGGCCGGGCTGGCCGTGGGCCAGGCCGTGGCCGGAGACTGGCAGTTCGCCTGA
- a CDS encoding FAD-dependent monooxygenase produces MAQSFDVCIRGAGIAGRTLALLLARERLRVALVVAPPAGNAPDVRAYALNASARGLLDSLRCWPDEEHATAVTQMEVFGDLDGRVLFDAARQDVAALTWIVDVPALEQRLAEAVRYQPMVEVVEQPVAAPLTAICEGRASRTRREFGVDFAVTPYAQHAIATRLHCELPHGQVARQWFTAEGILALLPLDGPQGNGVAVVWSIARELADGWLAADAQDFTARLEAISQGALGRLELSAPRMAWPLQQAVADHWCGTMPDSDARSARSWVLVGDAAHNVHPLAGQGLNLGLGDVQALARVLQERGYWRSTGDLRLLRRYERERKAALAPMGLAMDGLQQLFSRTEVPVQMLRNWGMKGFERFGPLKDWMARQAMGLDPRGGA; encoded by the coding sequence ATGGCGCAATCCTTTGATGTATGTATACGCGGGGCCGGCATCGCAGGCCGGACCCTGGCTCTTTTGCTGGCCCGCGAGCGGTTGCGGGTGGCCCTGGTCGTGGCCCCGCCGGCAGGCAATGCCCCCGATGTGCGCGCCTACGCGCTCAATGCCAGCGCACGTGGCCTGCTGGACAGCCTGCGCTGCTGGCCCGATGAGGAACATGCCACGGCCGTGACGCAGATGGAGGTCTTCGGCGATCTGGATGGCCGCGTGCTGTTCGATGCCGCCCGCCAGGATGTCGCGGCACTGACCTGGATCGTCGATGTGCCGGCGCTGGAGCAGCGCCTGGCCGAGGCCGTGCGCTACCAGCCCATGGTCGAGGTGGTGGAGCAGCCCGTGGCGGCGCCGCTGACGGCCATCTGCGAAGGACGCGCCAGCCGCACGCGCCGCGAGTTCGGCGTGGACTTCGCCGTCACCCCCTATGCCCAGCACGCCATCGCCACCCGGCTGCATTGCGAGCTGCCGCACGGCCAGGTGGCGCGCCAGTGGTTCACGGCCGAAGGCATCCTGGCCCTGCTGCCGCTGGACGGCCCCCAGGGCAACGGCGTGGCCGTGGTCTGGTCCATTGCCCGCGAGCTGGCCGACGGCTGGCTGGCCGCCGATGCACAGGACTTCACGGCAAGGCTGGAAGCCATCAGCCAGGGCGCGCTGGGCCGGCTGGAGCTGAGCGCACCGCGCATGGCCTGGCCGCTGCAGCAGGCCGTGGCCGACCATTGGTGCGGCACCATGCCGGACAGCGATGCGCGCTCGGCCCGCAGCTGGGTGCTGGTGGGCGATGCCGCCCACAATGTGCACCCGCTGGCCGGCCAGGGCCTGAACCTGGGCCTGGGCGATGTGCAGGCCCTGGCCCGCGTGCTCCAGGAGCGCGGCTACTGGCGCAGCACGGGCGATCTGCGCCTGCTGCGCCGCTACGAACGCGAGCGCAAGGCCGCTCTGGCCCCCATGGGGCTGGCCATGGACGGACTGCAGCAGCTGTTCAGCCGCACCGAGGTGCCGGTGCAGATGCTGCGCAACTGGGGCATGAAGGGCTTCGAGCGCTTCGGCCCGCTCAAGGACTGGATGGCGCGCCAGGCCATGGGCCTGGATCCCCGTGGCGGCGCATGA
- a CDS encoding DsbC family protein: MKLFACLLTAASLTWSLGAHAQDANLRKTLTERIPQLEKIDEIRPTPMSGLFEVRIGTDLFYTDAKGNYLIQGELIDTKARRNLTEDRMNQLTAVDFKQLPLKDAITIVHGKGERKMAVFEDPNCGYCKRFERDLQNVDNVTIYLFLYPILSPDSAEKSRNIWCAKDQAGAWADHMLRDKVPASAQCDTSAVQRNLAFGRKYKITGTPTVIFTNNTRVPGAISAQEVEKNLAAAAR; encoded by the coding sequence ATGAAACTCTTCGCCTGCCTGCTGACGGCCGCCAGCCTGACCTGGAGCCTGGGGGCCCATGCCCAGGACGCCAACCTGCGCAAGACCCTGACCGAGCGCATCCCCCAGCTCGAGAAGATCGACGAGATCCGGCCCACGCCCATGTCCGGCCTGTTCGAGGTGCGCATCGGCACGGACCTGTTCTACACCGACGCCAAGGGCAACTACCTGATCCAGGGCGAGCTGATCGACACCAAGGCACGGCGCAACCTCACCGAGGACCGGATGAACCAGTTGACGGCCGTGGACTTCAAGCAGTTGCCGCTCAAGGATGCGATCACCATCGTCCACGGCAAGGGCGAGCGCAAGATGGCCGTCTTCGAGGATCCCAACTGCGGCTACTGCAAGCGCTTCGAGCGCGACCTGCAGAACGTGGACAACGTCACCATCTACCTGTTCCTGTACCCCATCCTGAGCCCCGACTCCGCCGAGAAGTCGCGCAACATCTGGTGCGCCAAGGACCAGGCCGGCGCCTGGGCCGACCACATGCTGCGCGACAAGGTGCCGGCATCCGCCCAGTGCGACACCTCGGCCGTGCAGCGCAACCTGGCCTTCGGCCGCAAGTACAAGATCACGGGCACGCCCACCGTCATCTTCACCAACAACACGCGCGTGCCCGGCGCCATCAGCGCCCAGGAAGTCGAGAAGAACCTCGCGGCGGCCGCCCGCTGA